Proteins encoded by one window of Fusarium graminearum PH-1 chromosome 1, whole genome shotgun sequence:
- a CDS encoding glutamate decarboxylase 1: protein MSLAQHSESASPVPIIETDDQGNPIKSSNGYFPSKGKSSTLVDNMAHLSVVGGAHRGDDSDAASVRSTSSRASRRPEMKLASYQDEYTTSVYGSRFAGMDLPRHHMPENEMPRDIAYRMIKDDLSLDNNPMLNLASFVTTYMEDEAEKLMAESFSKNFIDYEEYPQSADIQNRCVNMIGDLFHAPPGSSVGTSTVGSSEAIMLGVLAMKRRWKNRRIAEGKSTEHPNIVMSSAVQVCWEKATRYFEIDEKLVYCTPDRFVMDPEQAVDLCDENTIGMCAILGTTYTGEYEDIKAINDLLVERNLDVPIHVDAASGGFVAPFVVPDLEWDFRCEKVVSINVSGHKYGLVYPGVGWVIWRSPEFLPQELVFNINYLGADQSSFTLNFSKGASQVIGQYYQLIRLGKHGYRAIMSNLTRTADYLTETLENMGFVIMSERSGAGLPLVAFRFKTVDEGGDPERHYDEFALAHHLRSRGWVVPAYTMAPNSGVKMLRVVVREDFTKSRCDQLICDVKLCHGLLKETDQESIKKREEYIKNHIVTMGRGKHSHPVYKDEQHSLQGKHGKTHAIC from the exons TCGTTGACAACATGGCTCACCTCtctgttgttggtggtgctcACCGCGGAGACGACTCTGACGCTGCATCCGTCCGTTCTACCAGCTCTCGGGCCTCACGGAGGCCTGAGATGAAGCTGGCGAGCTACCAGGATGAGTACACCACCAGCGTCTACGGATCTCGCTTTGCGGGCATGGATCTTCCCAGGCATCATATGCCAGAGAACGAAATGCCCCGCGACATTGCCTATCGCATGATCAAGGACGATCTGAGTCTTGACAACAACCCCATGCTCAA cttggcttctttcgTTACAACTTACATG gaagatgaagccgaGAAGCTCATGGCAGAGTCATTCTCCAAGAACTTTATCGATTATGAAGAGTACCCTCAATCCGCCGACATCCAGAACCGATGCGTTAACATGATCGGCGATCTTTTCCACGCTCCTCCCGGTTCGTCAGTCGGTACATCAACCGTCGGTTCCTCAGAAGCCATCATGCTCGGTGTTCTGGCCATGAAGAGGCGCTGGAAGAACCGCAGAATCGCCGAGGGTAAGAGTACAGAACATCCCAATATCGTCATGTCCTCGGCCGTTCAGGTCTGTTGGGAAAAGGCCACTCGCTActttgagattgacgagaagCTCGTCTACTGTACGCCTGATCGTTTTGTCATGGATCCAGAACAGGCCGTTGACCTGTGTGACGAGAACACCATTGGTATGTGTGCTATTCTTGGAACGACTTATACTGGTGAGTacgaggatatcaaggccatcaacgaTCTCCTCGTTGAGCGCAACCTTGATGTCCCAATTCACGTCGATGCTGCCAGTGGAGGCTTTGTGGCTCCTTTTGTAGTTCCTGACCTAGAGTGGGATTTCAGATGTGAAAAGGTCGTCTCTATCAACGTCTCGGGTCACAAGTACGGTCTTGTCTAtcctggtgttggttgggtCATCTGGCGATCTCCCGAGTTCCTCCCCCAAGAActcgtcttcaacatcaactaccTCGGTGCCGATCAATCATCTTTCAccctcaacttctccaaggGTGCATCACAAGTCATTGGCCAATACTACCAGCTCATCCGCCTCGGCAAGCACGGTTACCGCGCTATCATGAGCAACCTCACCCGTACCGCCGACTACCTGACAGAAACCCTAGAGAACATGGGCTTCGTCATCATGTCAGAACGTTCGGGCGCTGGTCTTCCCCTGGTTGCTTTCCGTTTCAAGACCGTTGACGAAGGTGGTGATCCTGAACGTCACTACGATGAGTTCGCTCTCGCTCACCACCTGCGTTCTCGAGGTTGGGTTGTCCCTGCTTACACCATGGCTCCCAACTCTGGCGTGAAGATGCTGAGAGTTGTTGTCCGAGAGGACTTTACAAAGAGTCGATGCGACCAGCTCATCTGCGATGTCAAGCTGTGCCACGGTCTTCTTAAGGAGACAGACCAGGAGTCAATTAAGAAGCGTGAAGAGtacatcaagaaccacaTTGTTACTATGGGACGTGGAAAGCATTCCCACCCCGTATACAAG GATGAGCAACATTCTCTCCAGGGCAAGCATGGCAAGACACATGCTATTTGCTAG
- a CDS encoding acetylornithine aminotransferase, translated as MAMRLPLRARLASSCAIARPRIVRRGLASLPNADVASDSKSAAMVNEHAPYMVATYARPPPVFIKGKGSWLWDAEDRKFLDFTAGIAVNGLGHCDPEFTRIMTEQAQTLVHASNLYYNPWTGALSKLLVEKTLESGAMHNAASVFVCNSGSEANEAAIKFARKAGKIVDPSGEKVEIVSFNNGFHGRTMGSLSATPNPKYQKPFSPMVPGFKTGDYNDIAGIDALVTEKTCGVIVEPIQGEGGVTPAKEEFLVALAKRCREVGAVLIYDEIQCGLGRTGTFWAHGNLPKEAHPDILTTAKALGNGFPIGAVLVTQDVADKMKVGDHGTTFGGNPLACRLAHYIVGRLADKQLQADVKAKSEIFKKRFAKLQSQYPDLVKEVRGRGLILGLQLSQDPSPIIKAARERGLLIITAGTNTLRFVPSLTVTDEEINQGLDIVETAIAATQ; from the exons ATGGCTATGCGACTACCCCTCCGAGCCCGATTGGCCAGCTCCTGCGCCATCGCTCGTCCTCGTATTGTTCGACGAGGCCTTGCTTCGCTGCCAAATGCCGACGTCGCGTCCGACTCCAAAAGCGCTGCTATGGTGAACGAGCATGCGCCTTATATGGTTGCCACATATGCTCGCCCTCCACCTGTGTTTATCAAGGGAAAGGGTTCGTGGCTTTGGGATGCTGAGGATCGCAAGTTTCTTGATTTCACTGCTGGCATCGCTGTCAATGGTCTCGGTCACTGCGATCCCGAGTTTACTCGCATCATGACTGAGCAA GCTCAAACCCTTGTTCACGCTTCCAACCTTTACTACAATCCATGGACCGGCGCTCTATCGAAGCTCCTCGTCGAAAAGACTCTCGAGTCTGGCGCTATGCACAACGCCGCCTCAGTGTTTGTCTGCAACTCCGGATCCGAGGCCAACGAAGCCGCCATCAAATTCGCTCGCAAGGCCGGCAAGATTGTCGACCCTTCAGGCGAAAAGGTCGAGATCGTCTCCTTCAACAACGGCTTCCACGGCCGAACCATGGGCAGTCTGTCCGCGACCCCGAACCCCAAGTACCAGAAGCCCTTCTCGCCCATGGTCCCCGGCTTCAAGACTGGCGACTACAACGACATTGCGGGTATCGATGCGCTAGTCACTGAGAAGACATGCGGTGTTATCGTGGAGCCTATCCAGGGCGAGGGCGGTGTTACACCTGCGAAGGAGGAGTTCCTCGTTGCGCTCGCTAAGCGATGTCGCGAGGTTGGCGCTGTTTTGATTTACGACGAGATTCAGTGTGGTCTTGGCCGTACAGGCACATTCTGGGCTCACGGCAACTTGCCCAAGGAGGCTCACCCTGATATCCTGACAACAGCCAAGGCTCTCGGCAATGGATTCCCCATTGGCGCTGTTCTGGTGACACAGGATGTCGCTGATAAGATGAAGGTTGGCGACCACGGCACTACCTTTGGTGGAAACCCTCTTGCCTGCCGACTGGCGCACTACATCGTTGGCCGTCTCGCCGACAAGCAGCTTCAAGCcgatgtcaaggccaagtccGAGATTTTCAAGAAGCGCTTTGCCAAGCTACAGAGCCAATACcctgaccttgtcaaggagGTCCGTGGTCGAGGTTTGATTCTTGGTCTGCAATTGTCTCAGGACCCTTCACCAATTATCAAGGCTGCTCGTGAGCGtggtcttctcatcattACTGCCGGTACCAACACATTGCGATTTGTGCCCAGCTTGACTGTGACGGATGAGGAGATTAACCAGGGACTGGATATTGTGGAGACTGCTATCGCTGCTACTCAATAA